The window CATCCCGGGCGCCGGACGGCTCTATGCCCGGATCGACTCCCCCCTCACCTACGACGCTTGGCTCGAGGCCTACCGGAAAGGCCGCAGCTTTGCCACCAACGGGCCCCTGCTGAAGTTCCGAGTCAATGGCAAGGAAGCCGGAGAGGAAATCCGCTGGAAGACCGGGAGCCTGCCGTTGGAGATCGAGGCCGAGGCCGTCTCCCACGTGCCCATGACCCGCATGGACCTGATCGTCAACGGCAAGGTTGCCGCCAGCCAGGAGGCCGAGGAAGGCGGGAAACTCATTCGACTGATCCGCGAACTGGAGATCTCCGACAGCTCCTGGGTTGCCGTGCGGGTCCACGGCGAAGCCCACAAGCTGATCCCCAACGATGTGGCTCTTTACGCTCATAGCAGTCCCGTGTATTGTTACCGGGGCAACAGGAGGATCGCCGTCAGGGAGTCGGCCGCCTTCCTCATTCAACAACTCGATCAGCTCATCCACAGGGTGGAAACCCGAGGGGTATTCAGGGAAGCGGCCGACAAAGAGGCCATGTTGGAATGGTTCAGAAAGGGACAGCAGGTATACCGCAAGATCGAGGCCGAGGCGGCGTGGTGACCTCCCGCGGAGCCTGTTACCGCCTGGCAGCCGGGCTTTCGCGGCAGAGCCCTGGCCGGAATTTCGAAACTCTCCGGCACGGACTCGGAATCGCTATCTCACAGGGAGGATTCTTGTGATCAGACGTCAATTCATCAGTTCGGCCGCGGCTCTGGGTGCGGTATCGGCCGGCGGACTCTCGTTGGGTGCGGCGCCCGCCGCCTTGCCCAAGAAGAAGGGAAAAGCCAAGTACCGGGGCGGCGTGGTGGGCCTGGGCTGGATGGGCGTGCTCTACGACATGGGCACGCGCGACTACGAAAACATCGGCGGGTCCTACAAGACCCCCAAGTACGACCTGGAGAGCGCCAAACGTCCCACTCCCGACTGGCTGGACGTTCACCGCAAGTTCCACCACCACGACCATCCGGGCAAGGAAGGGCTGGTGGCCACCTACGCCGAGGCCATCTGGGACCGTCCCGAGGTGGAGCTGGTGGCCGGCGCCGACCGGGACAAGAAGCGGTTGTCCATGTTCGGGGAGCGCTATGGCATCACCGCCCTCTACACCGACGCCCTGGAGATGTACGAGAAGGAGAACCTGGACATCCTGGCCATCGCCACCAACACCAGGGGTCGCTCCTTCCTGACGGTCAAGGCGGTGGAGGCCGGAGTGAAGGGGATCTTCGTGGACAAGCCCATGACCTTCACCCTGAAGGAGGCCGACGACATGGTCAACGCCTGCGCCAAGGCCGGCGTCCCGCTGGTGGGCGGCGCCACCACCGTCTCGCACCCCTCCTTCCAAAAAGCCAAGGAGCTGATCAAGGGCGGGGCCATCGGAGAGGTAACCTCGATCGAGGCCCAGGTGCCGCTCACCTCTCAACATCAGGACTGGAGCTATTTCGTGGACAGCGAGCTTGCCTGGGTCAGCGGCACAGGGGACAAGCCCCGGCGCGAGCGCGGCAGCAGCGAATTCATGGGACAGGGGATCATCGTAGCCAGGGACGGCACGGTCGTCCATATCCGGGACGGCGCGCCCATGGTGCGGATCTCCGGCAGCAAGGGCGAGATGAGTTTCGACAGGAGTCAACACTACTGGCGGCTGTGGCAGGACAGCGACACACCCGCCGGCAAGCGGAGAGTCCGGATGCCCTGGCCGAACCCGCAGTTCGGTCTGGGAATGCGCACGGTCTACTGCCTGGACGACCTGATCGCCTGCATGGAGGGCCGCATGGACGAGCCCAAGAACTCGGGCCGCCTGGTGGCCGTGGCCCTGGAGGCGGAATTGGCCATGAAGCAGTCCTCTGCACGAGGGGGCGAGCGGGTGGAGCTGCCTCTCAAGGACCGCAGCCTGGGTTTGACTTACGACTGGTTTCGTTAGCGAGACCGCCAGCCGTAGCCTGAAATCGGTTTGTCGGGACCCAGGCGCCGACCCCGCCTGCACTCCCGCGGTCGGCGCGATCTGCAATCAATAACAAATAAGGAGAACCAAGATGATTCGACGTGACTTCATGAAGTCGGCCGTGACCCTGGGGGCGGTTTCGGCCAGCGGACTTTCGCTGGGTGCGGCTCCCGCCGCCTTGCCCAAGAAGAAGGGAAAAGCCAAATATCGAGGCGGCGTGGTGGGCCTGGGCTGGATGGGCGTGCTCTACGACATGGGCACGCGCGACTACGAAAACATCGGCGGGTCCTACAAGACCCCCAAGTACGACCTGGAGAGCGCCAAACGTCCCACTCCCGACTGGCTGGACGTTCACCGCAAGTTCCACCACCACGACCATCCGGGCAAGGAAGGGCTGGTGGCCACCTACGCCGAGGCCATCTGGGACCGTCCCGAGGTGGAGCTGGTGGCCGGCGCCGACCGGGACAAGAAGCGGTTGTCCATGTTCGGGGAGCGCTATGGCATCACCGCCCTCTACACCGACGCCCTGGAGATGTACGAGAAGGAGAACCTGGACATCCTGGCCATCGCCACCAACACCAGGGGTCGCTCCTTCCTGACGGTCAAGGCGGTGGAGGCCGGAGTGAAGGGGATCTTCGTGGACAAGCCCATGACCTTCACCCTGAAGGAGGCCGACGACATGGTCAACGCCTGCGCCAAGGCCGGCGTCCCGCTGGTGGGCGGGGCCACCACGACTTCGCATCCGTCGTTCGCCAAGGCCAAGGAGCTGGTCACCGGCGGCGCCATCGGAGATGTCACCTCCATCGAGGCCCGAGTCCCCCTCTTGTCCCAACACCAGTGCTGGGTCTACTTCGTGGACAGCGAGCTGGCCTGGGTCAGCGGCATCGGCGACAAGCCCCGGCGCGACCGCGGCAGCAGCGAGTTCATGGGACAGGGGATCATCGTGGCCAAGGACGGCACGGTGGTCCATATCCGGGACGGAGCCCCTCAAGTCAAGATCTCGGGAAGCACGGGGGAGATCGTCTTCGACGGCAAGCGCTGGATCCTGCGGCAGGACGTGGACACCCCCTCGGGACGCAAGGGGCGGGTGGAGATTCCCTGGCCCGATCCCCAGTTCGGGGGCA is drawn from Acidobacteriota bacterium and contains these coding sequences:
- a CDS encoding Gfo/Idh/MocA family oxidoreductase; this encodes MIRRQFISSAAALGAVSAGGLSLGAAPAALPKKKGKAKYRGGVVGLGWMGVLYDMGTRDYENIGGSYKTPKYDLESAKRPTPDWLDVHRKFHHHDHPGKEGLVATYAEAIWDRPEVELVAGADRDKKRLSMFGERYGITALYTDALEMYEKENLDILAIATNTRGRSFLTVKAVEAGVKGIFVDKPMTFTLKEADDMVNACAKAGVPLVGGATTVSHPSFQKAKELIKGGAIGEVTSIEAQVPLTSQHQDWSYFVDSELAWVSGTGDKPRRERGSSEFMGQGIIVARDGTVVHIRDGAPMVRISGSKGEMSFDRSQHYWRLWQDSDTPAGKRRVRMPWPNPQFGLGMRTVYCLDDLIACMEGRMDEPKNSGRLVAVALEAELAMKQSSARGGERVELPLKDRSLGLTYDWFR
- a CDS encoding Gfo/Idh/MocA family oxidoreductase, with translation MIRRDFMKSAVTLGAVSASGLSLGAAPAALPKKKGKAKYRGGVVGLGWMGVLYDMGTRDYENIGGSYKTPKYDLESAKRPTPDWLDVHRKFHHHDHPGKEGLVATYAEAIWDRPEVELVAGADRDKKRLSMFGERYGITALYTDALEMYEKENLDILAIATNTRGRSFLTVKAVEAGVKGIFVDKPMTFTLKEADDMVNACAKAGVPLVGGATTTSHPSFAKAKELVTGGAIGDVTSIEARVPLLSQHQCWVYFVDSELAWVSGIGDKPRRDRGSSEFMGQGIIVAKDGTVVHIRDGAPQVKISGSTGEIVFDGKRWILRQDVDTPSGRKGRVEIPWPDPQFGGMRTPWCLDDLIATMEGRMKEPKNSGRIVAMALEAELAMKQSSARGGERVELPLRDRSLGLTYDWFR